A genome region from Bacteroidales bacterium includes the following:
- a CDS encoding DUF2779 domain-containing protein — MKNPRYLTKSRFKLALDCETKLFYTNKKEYPDERIDDAFLEALAEGGFQVGELAKMYHPGGIEIPYGSYDDMVNETLRLLNQEKVIIYEATIKFQNLLIRVDVLVKDGNTIDLIEVKAKSFEGNDSFDLLGKNGALASGWKPYVYDVAFQKLVMTKAFPHFKIRSYLCLANKKSEATVEGLNQNFLLVKNNGRTGCVCKAGLTKADLGAEILINVDVDEILASIYNQNDFSPTRVRSFEEWVFYLADHYARDEKIKPIIAGKCKGCEFRCSAEEEKSGSKNGFKECWKESFRLADSDFDKPAMLDIWNFRRKDKMIAGGKIFMKDVTEDDLSDRPYSGNGMSPKERQWQQIQKAVNNDQAPEIDAAGLKAEMKTWKYPLHFIDFETTAVAIPFHKGMRPYEGVAFQYSHHIAYADGRIDHAGEYLNTKKGTFPNFEFVRHLKAELEQDEGTIFRYHNHENTYLNMIHRQLSDADIDEVKDKVELMEWIKTITHSTKSSAESWTGARDMVDLFQMVKRYYYDPRMGGSISLKAVLPAVLNSSNYLKNKYSQPIYGAVGGMKSLNFTDQIWIKMDDDGKAISPYKQLPPIYEAVDMEDIERLINGDHLADGGAAMTAYSRMQFTEMSDLESQEVQKALLKYCELDTLAMVMIWEYWKKEITALARN, encoded by the coding sequence ATGAAAAACCCCCGCTATCTCACCAAGTCCCGTTTTAAGCTGGCGCTGGATTGTGAAACCAAACTTTTTTATACCAACAAAAAGGAATATCCCGACGAGCGCATCGACGACGCTTTTCTTGAAGCATTGGCCGAGGGCGGATTCCAGGTTGGCGAACTGGCAAAGATGTATCATCCCGGAGGCATCGAAATCCCTTATGGCTCGTACGATGATATGGTAAACGAAACCCTCCGGCTGCTCAACCAGGAGAAAGTGATCATTTACGAAGCCACCATAAAGTTTCAAAACCTGCTCATACGCGTGGATGTGCTGGTGAAAGATGGAAATACCATCGACCTGATCGAAGTAAAAGCCAAGTCGTTTGAAGGCAATGATTCGTTTGACCTATTAGGTAAAAACGGAGCCTTGGCCTCAGGATGGAAACCCTACGTATATGATGTTGCGTTTCAGAAGCTCGTGATGACGAAGGCTTTTCCACATTTTAAAATACGTTCGTACTTGTGCCTGGCCAATAAGAAAAGCGAGGCTACGGTGGAAGGATTAAATCAAAATTTCCTGTTGGTAAAAAATAATGGACGGACAGGCTGCGTGTGCAAAGCCGGGCTTACAAAAGCCGATTTGGGTGCGGAAATATTGATCAATGTGGACGTGGATGAAATTCTTGCCAGCATTTATAACCAAAACGATTTCTCGCCAACCCGCGTGCGCTCTTTTGAAGAATGGGTGTTTTACCTGGCTGATCACTATGCACGGGATGAAAAGATAAAACCAATCATAGCCGGGAAATGTAAGGGCTGCGAATTCAGATGCAGCGCTGAGGAGGAAAAATCTGGATCAAAGAATGGATTTAAAGAGTGCTGGAAAGAAAGTTTTCGACTTGCCGACAGCGATTTCGATAAACCCGCCATGCTCGATATTTGGAACTTCCGGCGGAAAGACAAAATGATTGCTGGAGGTAAAATTTTCATGAAAGACGTTACCGAAGACGATCTCAGTGACCGTCCTTATTCCGGCAATGGAATGTCGCCCAAAGAGCGCCAGTGGCAGCAGATACAAAAGGCTGTGAACAACGATCAGGCGCCTGAAATAGATGCCGCGGGATTAAAAGCTGAAATGAAAACCTGGAAATATCCGCTTCATTTTATCGACTTCGAAACCACCGCTGTGGCCATTCCCTTCCACAAAGGCATGCGGCCTTACGAGGGTGTCGCCTTTCAGTATTCGCATCATATAGCCTATGCGGATGGAAGGATAGATCATGCCGGCGAGTACCTGAACACCAAAAAAGGTACGTTCCCGAATTTTGAATTTGTGCGGCATCTGAAGGCCGAACTTGAGCAGGACGAAGGCACCATCTTCAGATACCACAACCACGAAAACACCTACCTCAACATGATTCACCGGCAACTGTCCGACGCGGATATCGATGAAGTAAAAGATAAGGTTGAGCTTATGGAGTGGATCAAAACCATCACGCATAGCACCAAATCTTCGGCAGAAAGCTGGACGGGAGCGCGGGATATGGTGGATTTGTTTCAGATGGTGAAGCGATATTATTACGACCCGCGGATGGGTGGCTCCATCTCACTTAAGGCGGTTCTGCCCGCTGTGTTGAATTCGAGCAACTATCTAAAAAATAAATATTCACAGCCCATTTATGGTGCCGTTGGCGGGATGAAGAGCCTGAATTTCACTGATCAGATTTGGATAAAAATGGATGATGACGGCAAGGCAATCAGCCCGTACAAACAATTACCACCCATTTACGAAGCGGTGGATATGGAAGATATTGAGCGTTTAATAAATGGCGATCACCTGGCTGATGGTGGCGCTGCCATGACCGCTTATTCCCGCATGCAGTTTACCGAAATGAGCGACCTCGAAAGCCAGGAAGTCCAAAAGGCTTTGCTAAAATATTGCGAGCTCGACACCCTGGCGATGGTAATGATTTGGGAGTATTGGAAGAAGGAGATCACTGCTTTAGCTCGGAATTAA
- a CDS encoding type II toxin-antitoxin system RelE/ParE family toxin yields the protein MKIKITPIFRDRLSAQVEFIAKDKPTAARNFKTDILNCIKEIPKSPYAYRRSIFFNRADVRDMIFKGYIVVFKVDESNQIIEIFGFCKWQENPSK from the coding sequence ATGAAGATTAAAATCACACCCATTTTCAGAGATCGGTTGAGTGCGCAGGTTGAATTTATTGCTAAAGATAAACCCACTGCTGCTAGAAACTTCAAAACCGATATTCTTAATTGCATTAAAGAAATCCCAAAAAGTCCTTATGCATACCGCCGATCCATCTTTTTTAATCGAGCTGATGTAAGAGATATGATTTTTAAAGGATATATCGTGGTTTTTAAAGTTGATGAAAGTAATCAGATAATTGAGATTTTTGGTTTTTGTAAGTGGCAGGAGAACCCCTCTAAATAA
- a CDS encoding type II toxin-antitoxin system RelE/ParE family toxin produces the protein MNYSFPVIWSEEAVRNLEETLDYLVNRWTQREVNNFKTKLSRQLNLISQNPKLFPVSGIQPRLRKAVLSSQTTIFYEFKNDSVYIVYLFNNAKNPDKIK, from the coding sequence ATGAACTATAGCTTTCCTGTTATCTGGTCGGAGGAGGCAGTAAGAAATTTGGAAGAAACCCTTGATTATCTTGTGAACCGATGGACACAGAGGGAGGTAAATAATTTTAAAACAAAACTTTCCCGGCAACTGAATTTAATCTCTCAAAACCCTAAACTATTTCCTGTTTCAGGCATTCAGCCTCGTTTAAGAAAAGCCGTTTTAAGCAGTCAAACCACCATCTTTTACGAGTTTAAAAACGATTCGGTTTATATCGTTTATCTTTTCAATAATGCTAAAAACCCGGATAAAATCAAATAG
- a CDS encoding HD domain-containing protein has translation MYQDFDPIKILQKYAPPDTLVYNILIAHSTAVRDLALKIAAKNKHLAPDTELLALAAMLHDIGIIQTSAPDIGCFGDHPYICHGYLGREILEREGLPEEVALFAERHTGTGIPREEIIRLNLPLPHRDMMPVTVEEKILCYADKFFSKSGSNLTKPKKLNKIYENLSKYGEDNLRRFDAMIGMFGMYYVHGEVSGER, from the coding sequence ATGTATCAAGATTTCGATCCCATAAAGATCCTTCAAAAATATGCTCCGCCCGACACGTTGGTTTATAATATTCTGATTGCACACTCCACGGCTGTGCGTGATCTGGCGCTGAAGATCGCAGCTAAAAATAAACACCTCGCGCCCGACACCGAACTTCTGGCGCTGGCGGCAATGCTGCACGACATTGGCATCATCCAAACATCGGCGCCCGACATCGGCTGCTTTGGCGATCATCCCTACATCTGCCACGGCTATCTGGGGCGGGAAATTCTGGAACGAGAAGGATTGCCCGAAGAAGTTGCGCTTTTTGCCGAACGCCACACCGGCACGGGCATCCCGCGCGAAGAGATCATACGTCTCAATCTGCCGCTGCCCCACCGCGACATGATGCCCGTTACGGTGGAAGAAAAAATACTGTGCTATGCCGATAAGTTTTTCTCGAAGTCGGGCAGCAACCTGACAAAGCCCAAGAAGCTCAACAAGATTTATGAAAACCTTTCCAAATACGGCGAAGACAACCTGCGACGCTTCGATGCCATGATCGGGATGTTTGGGATGTATTATGTGCATGGGGAAGTGAGCGGTGAGCGGTGA
- a CDS encoding NDP-hexose 2,3-dehydratase family protein, producing the protein MDTAQKNIAFLKSALTTENDLMPSGKFIHWMKEKNEAVHVKIHKIPFTEMRNWHFDESTGNLVHDTGRFFSIEGIRVRTNWGKVPEWEQPIINQPEVGFLGIITRKVNGILYFLMQAKIEPGNLNIVQLSPTLQATRSNYSQVHGGRRPLYLEYFNGEKPVTVLLDQLQSEQGARFLKKRNRNVIVEIPETESLEMHDNFCWLTLGQIKSLLQHDNLINMDTRTVISGIPFGEYPPDVLDFYETLNFSAGSKPRQTGLLLSMLERDRHLHNIEQVISWITRKKALYDLEVERIPLKEVKKWIIDKEDIYHQDRKYFSVIGVNVEIGNREVQSWDQPLIQASQEGIIAFIIKKINGVYHFLVQAKLEAGNFDIVELAPTVQCLTGNYRKGYNEYDVQFLEEVLTAKPDQIWYNTHQSEEGGRFYQEQNRNMIIEAADDFPMEVPDDYMWITLNQMKTFIRFNNYLNIAARSLIAAIRFI; encoded by the coding sequence ATGGATACCGCTCAAAAAAATATCGCTTTTCTCAAATCTGCACTTACCACCGAGAACGACCTCATGCCTTCGGGAAAGTTTATCCATTGGATGAAAGAGAAAAATGAAGCTGTGCATGTAAAAATCCATAAGATTCCCTTTACGGAGATGCGCAACTGGCATTTTGATGAATCCACTGGAAATCTGGTGCACGACACTGGCCGGTTTTTCTCGATAGAAGGCATACGCGTGCGCACCAACTGGGGCAAGGTTCCCGAGTGGGAGCAGCCCATCATCAATCAGCCGGAGGTTGGTTTTTTGGGAATCATCACCCGAAAGGTCAACGGCATTTTGTATTTTCTGATGCAGGCCAAGATAGAGCCGGGCAACCTCAACATTGTGCAGCTTTCGCCTACGCTGCAGGCTACCCGGAGCAACTACAGCCAGGTGCACGGCGGTAGACGCCCGTTGTATCTCGAATATTTTAATGGCGAAAAACCCGTCACGGTTTTGCTCGACCAGTTGCAGTCGGAGCAGGGAGCGCGTTTTCTGAAAAAGCGCAACCGCAACGTTATCGTAGAAATTCCGGAAACGGAAAGCCTGGAGATGCACGACAACTTTTGCTGGCTCACTCTGGGTCAGATCAAGAGCCTGCTGCAGCACGACAACCTGATCAACATGGATACGCGCACCGTAATTTCGGGAATCCCTTTCGGGGAATATCCGCCCGATGTGCTCGACTTTTACGAAACGCTCAACTTTAGCGCCGGCAGCAAGCCGCGGCAAACCGGGCTGTTGCTTTCGATGCTCGAACGCGACCGGCATCTGCACAACATCGAACAGGTGATATCGTGGATTACCCGCAAAAAAGCGCTCTACGATCTGGAGGTGGAACGCATCCCGCTTAAGGAGGTCAAAAAATGGATTATCGATAAAGAAGATATCTACCATCAGGACAGGAAATATTTTTCGGTGATAGGTGTGAATGTCGAAATCGGGAACCGCGAGGTGCAGTCGTGGGATCAGCCGCTGATACAGGCTTCGCAGGAAGGTATCATTGCTTTTATTATTAAAAAAATAAATGGCGTGTATCATTTTTTGGTGCAGGCCAAGCTCGAAGCCGGCAACTTCGACATTGTAGAGTTGGCGCCCACGGTGCAATGTCTCACCGGCAATTACCGCAAAGGTTATAACGAATACGACGTTCAGTTTCTCGAAGAAGTGCTCACCGCTAAGCCAGATCAAATTTGGTACAACACCCACCAAAGCGAAGAAGGAGGGCGTTTCTATCAGGAACAAAACCGCAACATGATCATCGAGGCTGCCGATGATTTCCCCATGGAAGTGCCCGACGATTACATGTGGATTACATTAAATCAAATGAAGACGTTTATCCGTTTCAACAATTACCTCAATATTGCAGCCCGCAGCCTGATAGCGGCTATTCGGTTTATTTAA